In Micromonospora purpureochromogenes, a single window of DNA contains:
- a CDS encoding response regulator transcription factor, producing the protein MDADPVAQDVSGDRPVGVAIVDDHPVVIDGVRAWLASEPRLRVLATGDDPDQVLRDAPDADVVLLDLRLHGRMVIDKLAELSAAGRRVVVYSEHTDPATMLAALDAGAAAFLAKHEGREHCVATVLAAASDRPYVPPALAGAMVGDPRPDRPALSDKEREALLLWFQSMSKASVARRMRISEHTVKQYVDRARIKYTRAGRPAATKAALLARAIEDGLVRPEEIGIYRSQAAADRPTP; encoded by the coding sequence GTGGACGCAGACCCGGTGGCGCAGGACGTGAGCGGGGACCGGCCCGTCGGGGTGGCCATCGTGGACGACCACCCGGTGGTGATCGACGGGGTCCGGGCCTGGCTGGCCTCCGAGCCGCGGCTGCGCGTCCTGGCCACCGGGGACGATCCGGACCAGGTGCTGCGGGACGCGCCGGACGCCGACGTGGTCCTGCTGGACCTGCGCCTGCACGGACGGATGGTGATCGACAAGCTGGCCGAGCTGAGCGCCGCCGGTCGGCGGGTGGTGGTCTACTCCGAGCACACCGACCCGGCGACGATGCTCGCCGCGCTGGACGCCGGGGCGGCGGCGTTCCTGGCCAAGCACGAGGGGCGGGAACACTGCGTGGCGACCGTCCTGGCCGCCGCCAGCGACCGCCCGTACGTGCCACCGGCGCTGGCCGGGGCGATGGTGGGCGACCCCCGTCCGGACCGCCCGGCCCTGTCCGACAAGGAACGGGAGGCGCTGCTGCTCTGGTTCCAGTCGATGTCGAAGGCGTCGGTGGCCCGTCGGATGCGGATCAGCGAGCACACCGTCAAGCAGTACGTGGACCGGGCGCGGATCAAGTACACCCGGGCGGGCCGGCCGGCGGCGACCAAGGCGGCGCTGCTGGCCCGGGCGATCGAGGACGGCCTCGTCCGACCGGAGGAGATCGGCATCTACCGGTCGCAGGCGGCGGCCGACCGGCCGACCCCCTAA
- a CDS encoding HPF/RaiA family ribosome-associated protein, with protein MSAVTNPATVAECLRVGAGFSQGDRNWIAEQFATLDARLAAFHADATELEVSVKDREARGQKVTLECWIAGRQKIVTTSGEEDLRAALHDVRDDLRRRLNDAKTKQEPRHNKHIREIGQPGPDQVADADADLERVDAETA; from the coding sequence ATGAGCGCGGTGACCAACCCGGCGACCGTTGCCGAGTGCCTGCGCGTCGGCGCCGGCTTCTCCCAGGGCGACCGGAACTGGATCGCGGAACAGTTCGCGACCCTGGACGCGCGGCTGGCCGCGTTCCACGCCGACGCCACCGAGCTGGAGGTGTCGGTGAAGGACCGCGAGGCGCGCGGGCAGAAGGTCACGCTGGAGTGCTGGATCGCCGGTCGGCAGAAGATCGTCACCACCTCCGGCGAGGAGGACCTGCGCGCGGCGCTCCACGACGTCCGCGACGACCTGCGCCGGCGGCTCAACGACGCCAAGACGAAGCAGGAGCCCCGGCACAACAAGCACATCCGGGAGATCGGCCAGCCGGGCCCCGACCAGGTGGCCGACGCCGACGCCGACCTCGAACGGGTCGACGCCGAGACGGCCTGA
- a CDS encoding alpha/beta hydrolase: protein MEPDVLGPPYERQTIDLGADDEGPVVATLVRRRAERPTGRAVLYVHGFVDYFFQTHVADFFAERGWDFYALDLRKYGRSLLSHQTPNFCRDLGDYFPELDAAVKIIREDDGHDTLLAMGHSTGGLILSLWAHARRDAGLVDGLFLNSPFFDINAPWLVRRPLAAAASRLGRSAPQRILPFGLGTVYGESLHAEHRGEWTYDLAWKPLAGFPVRAGWINAIRTAQRELRAGLEIPVPVLLACSTRSFKGTKWHDSAALADAVLDVEHMVRWAPRLGHHVTLTRFDGGMHDLTLSGPAVREKVFAEVGRWAEAFLGAGPTNAGPDAAGPAGAAVPGSREPAADTAPAGVPQAG from the coding sequence GTGGAACCGGACGTGCTGGGGCCGCCGTACGAGCGGCAGACGATCGACCTGGGCGCCGACGACGAGGGACCGGTGGTCGCCACCCTGGTCCGGCGGCGTGCCGAGCGCCCCACCGGGCGGGCCGTGCTCTACGTGCACGGCTTCGTCGACTACTTCTTCCAGACCCACGTCGCCGACTTCTTCGCCGAGCGCGGCTGGGACTTCTACGCGCTCGACCTGCGAAAGTACGGTCGCAGCCTGCTGTCGCACCAGACCCCGAACTTCTGCCGCGACCTCGGCGACTACTTCCCCGAGCTGGACGCCGCCGTGAAGATCATCCGCGAGGACGACGGGCACGACACCCTGCTCGCCATGGGCCACTCCACCGGCGGCCTGATCCTCTCGCTCTGGGCGCACGCCCGACGCGACGCCGGCCTGGTCGACGGGCTCTTCCTGAACAGTCCGTTCTTCGACATCAACGCCCCCTGGCTGGTCCGTCGACCCCTCGCGGCCGCCGCCTCCCGGCTGGGCCGCAGCGCGCCGCAGCGCATCCTCCCGTTCGGCCTGGGCACCGTGTACGGCGAGAGCCTGCACGCCGAGCACCGCGGCGAGTGGACGTACGACCTGGCCTGGAAGCCGCTGGCCGGGTTCCCCGTCCGGGCCGGCTGGATCAACGCCATCCGCACCGCCCAGCGGGAGCTGCGCGCCGGGCTGGAGATCCCGGTGCCCGTGCTGCTGGCCTGCTCGACCCGCAGCTTCAAGGGCACCAAGTGGCACGACTCGGCGGCCCTGGCCGACGCCGTGCTGGACGTCGAGCACATGGTGCGCTGGGCACCCCGGCTCGGCCACCACGTCACCCTGACCCGCTTCGACGGCGGCATGCACGACCTGACGCTCTCCGGCCCCGCCGTACGCGAGAAGGTCTTCGCCGAGGTCGGGCGGTGGGCCGAGGCGTTCCTCGGCGCGGGCCCGACGAACGCCGGCCCCGACGCGGCGGGCCCGGCCGGCGCCGCGGTCCCGGGCAGCCGGGAGCCGGCCGCGGACACCGCACCGGCGGGGGTGCCGCAGGCCGGCTGA
- a CDS encoding sensor histidine kinase — protein MSAVPAPTLPPSLLDRPAGGAFTLIFTTLPALLRLTCGLVGAVTALAVRTPPVRTGALLVAVAVLTAWSVLYAVRALRAGIGAALVTGDVALTTAACLLIPHLVAPEVLPGEGSWIAVLASTTVINTQATAAARWSLPAGLLLTAAYAAGATAAGNPTEATAHAATLLGQTGLAAMMTAVMRRRIGRADRAFADYQGLRRDALIARTAREAERRQNRDLHDTVLGTLTMVGLGAVPDGSPALRRRAAADLRTLVGLADARSAPVGGRVAVDERLRAVRDAHPELAVTAELAPCAAPAPAATALADATAAALANVARHAPGATVTLRLTTEAETVVVEVVDDGPGFDPAAVPAHRYGLRESVRGHLAEVGGHAEVASAPGEGTRIRLEWPHVG, from the coding sequence ATGTCGGCCGTACCCGCTCCGACCTTGCCGCCGTCGCTGTTGGACCGGCCGGCCGGTGGCGCGTTCACGCTCATCTTCACCACCCTGCCGGCCCTGCTGCGGCTCACCTGCGGGCTGGTCGGGGCGGTCACCGCGCTGGCGGTGCGCACCCCGCCGGTGCGGACCGGGGCGCTGCTCGTGGCGGTCGCGGTGCTGACGGCGTGGTCGGTGCTCTACGCCGTCCGGGCGCTGCGCGCCGGGATCGGCGCCGCGCTGGTCACCGGGGACGTGGCGCTCACCACGGCGGCGTGCCTGCTCATCCCCCACCTGGTCGCGCCGGAGGTGCTGCCGGGTGAGGGCAGCTGGATCGCCGTGCTGGCCAGCACCACGGTGATCAACACGCAGGCCACCGCCGCCGCCCGCTGGTCGCTCCCGGCGGGGCTGCTGCTCACCGCCGCCTACGCCGCCGGCGCCACCGCCGCCGGCAACCCGACCGAGGCCACCGCCCACGCGGCGACCCTGCTCGGGCAGACCGGGCTGGCGGCGATGATGACCGCGGTCATGCGCCGACGGATCGGCCGGGCCGACCGGGCCTTCGCCGACTACCAGGGGTTGCGCCGGGACGCGCTGATCGCCCGTACCGCCCGGGAGGCGGAGCGACGGCAGAACCGGGACCTGCACGACACCGTCCTCGGCACGCTCACCATGGTCGGCCTCGGTGCGGTGCCCGACGGGTCGCCGGCGCTGCGCCGGCGGGCCGCGGCGGACCTGCGTACCCTCGTCGGGCTCGCCGACGCGCGGTCCGCGCCGGTCGGCGGCCGGGTCGCGGTGGACGAGCGGTTGCGGGCGGTGCGCGACGCCCACCCGGAGCTGGCGGTGACCGCCGAGCTGGCGCCCTGCGCCGCCCCGGCCCCGGCCGCCACCGCGCTCGCGGACGCCACCGCCGCCGCGCTGGCCAACGTGGCGCGACACGCGCCCGGCGCGACCGTGACGCTGCGGCTGACCACCGAGGCGGAGACCGTCGTGGTCGAGGTGGTCGACGACGGTCCCGGCTTCGACCCGGCCGCCGTCCCGGCCCACCGGTACGGGTTGCGCGAGTCGGTACGCGGGCACCTCGCCGAGGTCGGCGGGCACGCGGAGGTGGCCTCCGCCCCCGGCGAGGGCACCCGGATCCGGTTGGAATGGCCCCATGTCGGCTGA
- a CDS encoding NAD(P)/FAD-dependent oxidoreductase: MKHRIVVLGAGYAGAIAAGRLARRLHHDDTEITVVNADPDFVERVRMHQLATGQDLKHRKLSDIYAGTGVKVRLARVTAVDADRKTVALVDEHGAGEIAYDTLVYALGSAAADHGVPGVAEHAYDVAGKQSALRLRERLNDLAAGGTVLVVGGGLTGIEAATEIAEARPDLDVAIAARGGLGDWLNDTAQRHLRGVFDRLGVAVHEHADIARVEATGAVTGDARVIPAQVTVWTAGFAVHPIAAATTLEVAETGQIVVDATMRSVSHPDVYAVGDAGLAEGPGGKPLRMSCASGTPMAWQAADAIAARLTGRKIPHTPIRYFNQCISLGRRDGIIQFVTADDQAKPSLIKGKLAARYKEVICKGAAWGVAHPTLLLPTRRRRIAAIPTEILAATS; the protein is encoded by the coding sequence ATGAAGCACCGCATCGTCGTCCTCGGGGCCGGATACGCCGGAGCCATCGCGGCCGGGCGCCTCGCCAGGCGGCTGCACCACGACGACACCGAGATCACCGTCGTCAACGCCGACCCCGATTTCGTCGAGCGGGTCCGCATGCACCAGCTCGCGACCGGACAGGACCTCAAGCACCGCAAGCTGAGCGACATCTACGCGGGCACGGGCGTGAAGGTACGACTGGCACGGGTCACCGCCGTCGACGCCGACCGCAAGACCGTCGCGCTCGTCGACGAGCACGGTGCCGGCGAGATCGCCTACGACACCCTCGTCTACGCCCTCGGCAGCGCGGCCGCCGACCACGGCGTCCCCGGCGTCGCCGAGCACGCCTACGACGTCGCGGGCAAGCAGTCCGCGCTGCGGCTGCGCGAGCGCCTGAACGACCTCGCCGCCGGCGGCACCGTGCTGGTCGTCGGCGGAGGCCTCACCGGCATCGAAGCGGCCACCGAGATCGCCGAGGCCCGGCCGGACCTCGACGTCGCGATCGCCGCCCGCGGCGGCCTCGGCGACTGGCTCAACGACACGGCCCAGCGGCACCTGCGCGGAGTCTTCGACCGGCTCGGCGTCGCCGTCCACGAGCACGCCGACATCGCACGGGTCGAGGCGACCGGCGCGGTCACCGGCGACGCACGGGTGATCCCGGCCCAGGTGACCGTGTGGACGGCGGGTTTCGCCGTCCACCCCATTGCCGCCGCCACCACCCTGGAGGTCGCCGAGACCGGACAGATCGTCGTCGACGCCACGATGCGCTCGGTCTCGCACCCCGACGTGTACGCCGTCGGCGACGCCGGACTCGCCGAAGGGCCCGGCGGCAAGCCGCTGCGGATGTCCTGCGCCTCGGGGACCCCGATGGCCTGGCAGGCCGCCGACGCCATCGCTGCCCGCCTGACCGGTCGGAAGATCCCCCATACCCCGATTCGTTACTTCAACCAGTGCATCAGCCTCGGCCGCCGCGACGGCATCATCCAGTTCGTGACCGCCGACGACCAGGCCAAGCCGTCCCTCATCAAGGGGAAGCTGGCAGCCCGCTACAAGGAGGTCATCTGCAAGGGCGCGGCCTGGGGCGTCGCCCACCCGACGCTGCTGCTTCCGACCCGCCGCCGCCGCATCGCCGCGATCCCAACGGAGATCCTCGCGGCCACTTCGTGA
- a CDS encoding VOC family protein, protein MPEPVSGHWPKRSSDAADHHPHVDLRPDGVTVRLPTPEVDWPSECDVTLARQISQAARELDVPADPAALQHLNVAVDALVIPEVLPFWRALLGDRDKGPEDLIDPHGHGPSLWFQQTDARRTGRNRLHVDVSVPHDQAEARIAAALAAGGRLVTDQNAPTWWALADAEGKEARVATWLGRD, encoded by the coding sequence ATGCCGGAACCGGTGTCGGGCCACTGGCCGAAGCGTTCCTCCGACGCTGCGGACCACCATCCCCATGTCGACCTGCGGCCCGACGGCGTGACCGTACGGCTGCCGACGCCCGAGGTGGACTGGCCCAGCGAATGCGACGTCACGCTGGCCCGGCAGATCTCCCAGGCGGCGCGCGAGCTCGACGTGCCCGCCGACCCGGCCGCCCTCCAGCACCTCAACGTCGCCGTCGACGCCCTCGTCATCCCCGAGGTGCTGCCGTTCTGGCGCGCCCTGCTCGGCGACCGGGACAAGGGGCCCGAGGACCTCATCGACCCGCACGGCCACGGGCCCTCGTTGTGGTTCCAGCAGACGGACGCCCGGCGCACCGGGCGTAACCGGCTGCACGTCGACGTCTCCGTGCCGCACGACCAGGCCGAGGCGCGCATCGCGGCGGCGCTCGCCGCCGGGGGTCGCCTGGTCACCGACCAGAACGCCCCGACGTGGTGGGCGCTGGCCGACGCCGAGGGCAAGGAAGCGCGCGTGGCCACCTGGCTGGGCCGCGACTGA
- a CDS encoding RNA polymerase sigma-70 factor, with protein sequence MPLSPHEVDLFEDSRARLEAIAYRLLGSTSDAEDAVQDTFLRWQAADRERVETPEAWLTKVLTNLCLNQLTSARARRESYVGMWLPEPVLAGDRMLGPAHTAEQRESVSMAVLTLMERLSARERVVYVLREAFGYSHGEIAEILEITESNCQQIYRRAKQHVAGDRARAEVDGAAARKVVEEFLAAAVSGETERLVKLLTDDAMSAGDGGGRIPARATPIVGALAVARFLRGLFKPTQAKWDMVGGSPALYVDVVNGAPAVVVVVGDRVVGVMSLEVTSQGVAAVRTQVNPDKLERATRQWAVSEHGEPFLEAL encoded by the coding sequence ATGCCGCTCAGTCCGCACGAGGTCGATCTGTTCGAGGACTCCAGGGCCCGCCTGGAGGCGATCGCCTATCGCCTGCTGGGCTCGACGAGCGACGCCGAGGACGCGGTCCAGGACACGTTCCTGCGCTGGCAGGCCGCCGACCGGGAGCGCGTCGAGACGCCCGAGGCGTGGTTGACGAAGGTGCTCACCAACCTGTGCCTCAACCAGCTCACCTCCGCGCGGGCCAGGCGTGAGAGCTATGTGGGCATGTGGTTGCCGGAGCCGGTGCTCGCCGGGGACCGGATGCTCGGCCCGGCCCACACCGCCGAGCAGCGCGAATCGGTCTCGATGGCGGTGCTCACTCTCATGGAGCGGCTCTCGGCCAGGGAACGCGTCGTGTACGTGCTGCGCGAGGCCTTCGGCTATTCACATGGGGAGATCGCCGAAATCCTCGAGATCACCGAGTCGAACTGCCAGCAGATCTACCGGCGGGCCAAGCAGCACGTCGCCGGCGATCGGGCCCGCGCGGAGGTCGACGGGGCCGCTGCGCGCAAGGTCGTCGAGGAGTTCCTCGCTGCGGCCGTCAGCGGCGAGACCGAGCGGCTGGTCAAGCTGCTCACCGACGACGCGATGAGCGCCGGCGACGGCGGCGGCAGGATCCCGGCCCGTGCCACGCCGATCGTCGGCGCACTGGCGGTGGCGAGGTTCCTGCGCGGCCTGTTCAAGCCCACCCAGGCCAAGTGGGACATGGTAGGCGGCAGTCCCGCCCTCTACGTCGACGTCGTCAACGGCGCGCCTGCGGTGGTGGTCGTGGTCGGTGACCGGGTCGTCGGTGTCATGTCCTTGGAGGTGACCTCCCAGGGCGTCGCGGCCGTTCGCACCCAGGTCAACCCCGACAAGCTCGAACGCGCCACGCGCCAATGGGCCGTATCCGAGCACGGGGAACCGTTCCTCGAAGCCTTGTGA
- a CDS encoding GlxA family transcriptional regulator: MARVVFLLVPQLHLLDLAGPAQVFSTAADNGYDYRLHYVAERDTVPTVQGVPLGAATGWPELDADDLVVVPGWRPRAHGPAGPVGRDDLRRLADHHAGGGTVASICAGAFALGRAGLLDGRRCTTHHDVQDDLARVFPAARVVRDVLYVVDDRVVTSAGIASGIDVALHLVATRHGPAAAARIARTLVVHTRRNGHEQQASAMMRHRSHLSDAAHRVQDLIDSRFSEPLPLADLAAAGGVAERTLTRLFRQATGLTPLGYQQLLRVERAEHLIGHGATVESAARAVGFTDARMLRRLRARAHSPTASRADGAGVR, from the coding sequence ATGGCCCGGGTCGTCTTCCTGCTGGTCCCGCAGCTGCACCTGCTGGACCTGGCCGGCCCAGCCCAGGTCTTCTCCACCGCCGCCGACAACGGGTACGACTACCGGCTGCACTACGTCGCCGAGCGGGACACCGTGCCGACCGTGCAGGGCGTACCGCTGGGGGCCGCCACCGGGTGGCCGGAGCTCGACGCGGACGACCTGGTGGTCGTACCCGGCTGGCGGCCGCGGGCGCACGGCCCGGCGGGGCCGGTCGGCCGGGACGACCTGCGGCGCCTGGCCGACCACCACGCGGGCGGCGGCACGGTGGCCAGCATCTGCGCCGGCGCGTTCGCGCTCGGCCGGGCCGGCCTGCTCGACGGCCGGCGCTGCACCACCCACCACGACGTGCAGGACGACCTGGCCCGGGTCTTCCCGGCCGCCCGGGTGGTCCGGGACGTGCTCTACGTGGTGGACGACCGGGTGGTGACCTCCGCCGGCATCGCCAGCGGCATCGACGTGGCGCTGCACCTGGTGGCCACCCGGCACGGCCCGGCCGCCGCCGCCCGGATCGCCCGCACCCTGGTGGTCCACACCCGGCGCAACGGGCACGAGCAGCAGGCCAGCGCGATGATGCGGCACCGCTCGCACCTGTCCGACGCGGCCCACCGGGTGCAGGACCTCATCGACAGCAGGTTTTCCGAGCCGCTGCCGCTGGCCGACCTGGCCGCCGCCGGCGGGGTCGCGGAACGCACCCTGACCCGGCTGTTCCGCCAGGCCACCGGGCTCACGCCGCTCGGCTACCAGCAGCTGCTGAGGGTCGAGCGGGCCGAGCACCTGATCGGGCACGGCGCCACCGTCGAGTCCGCCGCCCGGGCCGTCGGGTTCACCGACGCCCGGATGCTGCGCCGGCTACGGGCCCGGGCTCACTCGCCGACGGCGTCCCGCGCCGACGGCGCCGGCGTGCGGTAG
- a CDS encoding class I SAM-dependent methyltransferase, with protein MPSTRAPEPDIRRYYTDVYDEAGRLDRTPQGRLERARTRELLARLLPPPPATVLDLGGGPGAYASWLAAAGHPVHLVDLVPAHAAAARRDHPVAGAGVGDARHLPYADESVDASLLLGPLYHLTERGDRVIALREAARVTRPGGPVLAAAISRNTPMIDLVRQGRVDDGSRPAILAAYATGVNDPATGFTTAYFHRPEQLVDEFTAAGLPAVTVYGIEGPLWPVLETLGAAEESPLFREAVACARAFECDAAVIGVSCHLLAVATVGAG; from the coding sequence ATGCCGTCGACCCGAGCGCCCGAGCCGGACATCCGCCGCTACTACACCGACGTCTACGACGAGGCCGGCCGGCTGGACCGCACGCCGCAGGGGCGGCTGGAGCGGGCCCGTACCCGGGAGTTGCTCGCCCGGCTGCTGCCGCCGCCGCCCGCGACGGTGCTGGACCTGGGCGGCGGCCCGGGGGCGTACGCGAGCTGGCTGGCCGCCGCCGGCCACCCGGTGCACCTGGTCGACCTGGTGCCGGCGCACGCGGCGGCGGCCCGGCGCGACCACCCGGTGGCGGGCGCCGGCGTGGGCGACGCGCGGCACCTGCCGTACGCCGACGAAAGTGTGGACGCCAGTCTGCTGCTCGGGCCGCTCTACCACCTGACCGAGCGGGGCGACCGGGTCATCGCGCTGCGGGAGGCCGCCCGGGTCACCCGTCCGGGCGGGCCGGTGCTGGCCGCCGCGATCAGCCGCAACACGCCGATGATCGACCTGGTCCGGCAGGGCCGGGTGGACGACGGCAGCCGGCCGGCGATCCTGGCTGCGTACGCCACGGGAGTCAACGACCCGGCCACCGGCTTCACCACCGCCTACTTCCACCGCCCGGAGCAGTTGGTGGACGAGTTCACCGCCGCCGGGCTGCCGGCGGTCACCGTGTACGGCATCGAGGGCCCGCTCTGGCCGGTGCTGGAGACGCTCGGCGCGGCCGAGGAGTCCCCGCTGTTCCGCGAGGCGGTGGCGTGCGCGCGGGCGTTCGAGTGCGATGCGGCGGTGATCGGGGTCAGCTGCCACCTGCTCGCCGTCGCGACGGTGGGAGCCGGTTGA
- a CDS encoding GNAT family N-acetyltransferase, producing the protein MTAPEITVATPEDRGRVIASLVAAFTKDPVLRYLFPDEATYSQYAAAFFGRLFDKRVRKETIWTIERGASVAIWEPPAMQSEWPDDDLVAQLPAAALARVHAYDEAVHAALPAAPYWYLGVLGTHPQNAGRRWGHAVMRAGLLRAAADELPAILETSNPDNVEVYGRAGWEVVRAFTEPLPTWIMRHPV; encoded by the coding sequence GTGACCGCGCCTGAGATCACCGTCGCCACCCCGGAAGACCGTGGACGCGTCATCGCCTCGCTGGTCGCCGCATTCACCAAGGACCCCGTCCTCCGGTACCTGTTTCCCGACGAGGCGACCTACTCGCAGTACGCCGCCGCCTTCTTCGGGCGCCTCTTCGACAAGCGGGTCCGCAAGGAAACGATCTGGACGATCGAGCGCGGCGCGTCGGTCGCAATCTGGGAGCCCCCCGCGATGCAGAGCGAGTGGCCGGACGACGACCTCGTCGCCCAACTGCCCGCCGCCGCGCTGGCCCGCGTCCACGCCTACGACGAGGCCGTGCACGCGGCACTGCCGGCCGCTCCCTACTGGTACCTCGGTGTCCTGGGTACCCACCCGCAGAACGCCGGCCGCCGGTGGGGCCACGCCGTCATGAGAGCCGGACTGCTCCGCGCCGCCGCAGACGAACTGCCGGCGATCCTGGAGACCAGCAACCCCGACAACGTCGAGGTGTACGGCCGCGCCGGCTGGGAGGTGGTCCGCGCCTTCACGGAGCCGCTGCCCACCTGGATCATGCGGCATCCGGTGTAG
- a CDS encoding SMI1/KNR4 family protein, with product MARSDWSDVRERLARLSSAPGAVEVFGSSSHRWELEPPLSAEELAEVETQLQVELPGEYRSFLLAAGRGGAGPTYGLFPLRRLDGRWRWEGDGADLTDLDALAQPFPHVEAFNPADGLPDPPDEADYDSEEQFNAAEDAYWEQHDSIVFKPEHSIGLLYLCHLGCALREALVVSGPARGRMWADDTAEDGGFRPLCDDDGTPLGFARWYRRWLDAAETNASSSSDHGSGL from the coding sequence GTGGCGCGCTCCGACTGGTCAGATGTCCGCGAACGGCTCGCCCGGCTGTCCTCCGCGCCCGGCGCGGTTGAGGTCTTCGGTTCTTCGAGCCATCGGTGGGAGCTTGAGCCGCCGCTGAGCGCGGAGGAGCTGGCCGAGGTGGAGACACAGCTCCAGGTGGAGCTGCCGGGTGAGTACCGGTCGTTCCTGTTGGCGGCGGGGCGGGGCGGTGCAGGGCCGACCTACGGGCTCTTTCCCCTGCGTCGGCTGGACGGGCGGTGGCGGTGGGAGGGCGACGGCGCCGATCTCACCGACCTGGACGCGCTCGCGCAGCCCTTTCCGCACGTCGAGGCGTTCAACCCGGCCGACGGTCTACCCGATCCGCCCGACGAGGCGGACTACGACTCGGAGGAGCAGTTCAACGCGGCTGAGGACGCGTACTGGGAGCAGCACGACAGCATCGTCTTCAAGCCCGAGCACTCGATCGGTCTGCTGTACCTGTGTCACCTCGGCTGCGCGCTGCGGGAGGCCCTTGTCGTCAGCGGCCCGGCACGGGGCCGGATGTGGGCCGACGACACCGCCGAGGACGGTGGTTTCCGGCCGCTGTGCGACGACGACGGCACGCCGCTCGGGTTCGCCCGGTGGTACCGGCGCTGGTTGGACGCGGCAGAGACGAATGCTTCCTCTTCTTCGGACCATGGCTCAGGTCTCTGA
- a CDS encoding aminoglycoside phosphotransferase family protein, producing the protein MSALKMHADEIETDVDLVRRLLAGQFPHWAGLPIRPVPSYGTDHDIYRLGAHLVVRLPRIGWATKQAAQEAEWLPKLAPHLPLALPVPVAMGRAAEGYPFDWSVCEWLPGENANGTIDDLDRAAVDLAAFVAALRRIDTTGAFPRLPGKRGAALVELDEGVRRAVARLGDRIDGAATLRSWQESLDAPAWDAPEVWVHGDLLPGNLLVVDGRLSAVIDFGGLNVGDPACDLQPAWNVFAGASRERFRAELDVDDASWLRGRGWALFQAVVALPYYWETNPGMIRQASHALTQVLAHHY; encoded by the coding sequence ATGAGCGCTCTAAAGATGCACGCCGACGAGATCGAGACCGACGTCGACCTGGTCCGTCGCCTCCTGGCCGGACAGTTCCCGCACTGGGCCGGGCTGCCGATCCGTCCGGTCCCGTCGTACGGCACCGACCACGACATCTACCGGCTCGGTGCGCACCTCGTCGTCCGGCTGCCGCGGATCGGCTGGGCCACCAAGCAGGCGGCCCAGGAGGCCGAGTGGCTGCCGAAGCTCGCACCGCACCTGCCGCTCGCCCTGCCCGTGCCGGTGGCGATGGGGCGTGCCGCCGAGGGCTACCCCTTCGACTGGTCGGTGTGCGAGTGGCTGCCGGGGGAGAACGCGAACGGCACGATCGACGACCTGGACCGGGCCGCGGTCGATCTCGCGGCATTCGTGGCCGCGCTGCGCCGGATCGACACCACCGGGGCCTTCCCGCGCCTTCCCGGCAAGCGGGGCGCAGCGCTCGTGGAGCTCGACGAGGGCGTCCGGCGGGCGGTCGCGCGGCTCGGCGACCGGATCGACGGTGCGGCGACGCTGCGTTCCTGGCAGGAGTCGCTCGACGCCCCGGCGTGGGACGCCCCGGAGGTCTGGGTGCACGGCGATCTGCTGCCGGGCAACCTGCTCGTCGTCGACGGCCGGCTGTCCGCGGTCATCGACTTCGGCGGCCTCAACGTCGGTGATCCCGCCTGTGACCTGCAACCGGCGTGGAACGTGTTCGCCGGCGCCAGCCGCGAGCGGTTCCGCGCCGAACTCGACGTCGACGACGCGTCGTGGCTGCGGGGGCGGGGCTGGGCGCTGTTCCAGGCCGTGGTGGCCCTGCCCTACTACTGGGAGACCAACCCCGGCATGATCCGCCAGGCCTCGCATGCCTTGACGCAGGTCCTCGCCCACCACTACTGA